The Halotia branconii CENA392 region GCCGAGTTCTTCTAAAAGGATACGGCTAGCCCAAGCATCACCACCGATGTTGTAGTCACCGATAATAGCTACATCATAGGGGGTAGACTCGAATTGTAAATTGCCTTCTTTTTTATCTTTGTCGGCTCTGGTGAATACCCAGTCACGCACCATGTCGTTAGCAATGTGGTGTCCTAAAGACTGAGAAACACCCCGGAAGCCTTCGCAACGTACAGGAACAACAGGCTTGCCAATTTCTTTTGATGACTTTCTAGCAACAGCTTCGATGTCATCTCCAATTAGACCAATGGGACATTCAGATTGAATGGAAACACCACGGTTCAAGGGGAATAAGACTTCGAGTTCTTCAATGAGCTTTAAGAGTTTTTTGTCGCCACCAAAAACGATATCCCGTTCTTGGAAGTCAGAGGTGAAGTGCATGGTACCAAAGGTGTCAACACCTGTTGTACCAATGTAGTAGTTACGACGACCAGACCAAGACCAGTAACCGCAACCAACAGGCCCGTGGCTAATGTGGATCATGTCCTTAATAGGACCCCAAACCACACCTTTGGAACCTGCATAAGCACAACCACGAGCAGTCATTACACCAGGAATAGATTTGATGTTAGACTTAACGCCGCAATCGCTCTTACCTTCTTCGTATACATTTAAGTGCTTTTCCCGTTTTTTCTTAGCTTTATCAGGATAAGCATCTAGAACTTCTTTAATTAGTTCTTTTCTTTCTTCGATGATGTTTTGATTTTCTGGAGGAGTCATTTTGTAGCCTCTCTTGCACCTAAGGAACGGGTATGGGGGAATGGGTAGGGCTGTTTAACTGCCTTTTTTCCCCTGTGGGGTTGGGGACTCGTAGTCCCCTGGGGGATAGAAGGAAATGTTGGAAGAATTTTCTTCCTTTTGACTTGTGCTAAATGTTTATTTAGCAGCAGCAGCAGCAGCGTCAGCAGCAATAAGTTTTGCTGCTTCTTCGTCGCTTTCGAGGATACCGAACTCGATCAACAGTGCTTCTAGTTCGTCCATCTCAATGGGTGTGGGGATGGTGAGCTTTTCGTTGTTGATGATCTTCTTAGCTAAAGCGCGGTATTCTTGACCTTGGTTGCTATCTGGTGCGTACTCGTTAACAGTCATCCGGCGCAATTCTGCGTGTTGAACGATGTTGTCGCGGGGTACGAAGTGAATCATCTGGGTGTTCAAACGTTCTGCCAGAGTTTCGATCAATTCGATTTCGCGGTCAACTTTACGGCTGTTACAAATCAAGCCACCTAAGCGCACACCGCCAGTGTGAGCATATTTCAAAATACCACGAGCGATGTTGTTGGCAGCATACATCGCCATCATTTCACCAGAGGTAACGATGTAGATTTCTTGTGCTTTACCTTCACGGATAGGCATAGCAAAACCACCACATACAACGTCACCTAGTACGTCGTAAGATACGAAGTCAACGTCTTGGTATGCACCGTTTTCTTCTAAGAAGTTAATAGCGGTGATAATACCACGACCAGCACAACCTACACCGGGTTCTGGACCACCAGATTCTACGCAACGTACGCCACGGAAACCGGTGAGCATTACTTCTTCGAGTTCCAAATCTTCAACTGCACCACGTTCAGCAGCCAAGTGAAGCACGGTAGTTTGAGCTTTACTGTGCAGCATCAAACGAGTGGAGTCAGCTTTAGGGTCACAACCAACGATTAGAATGCGTTGACCCATTTCTGCCATAGCAGCTAGGGTGTTTTGGGAAGTGGTGGACTTACCAATACCACCTTTACCGTAGAAAGCTATCTGTCTGATTTTTTCGTCAACAGCCATGATTAGATATCTCCTGCAATTGGTTGATTGGTGGGTCTGTTGTTTTGTCTGTTAATTCTCACGGCTGTTGAGCTACAGCGTGAGCGTGTGTAGAACGTCACCGGGGGCGATCGCTCTACAGCAAAATTAGTGGATACTGGACTCATAATTATTCTGGGTTAAATTTTTATTTACCCTTTGTCATCTGTCGTTTGCCAAAACAAATGACAAAGGAATTACACACTTTACAAATACGTCATATTTTGGAAAGCTAGAAAAATTAAGTAGGACTTGAGTGAATACCAATTCGTAATTCGTAATTAAGAATGGTATTAGCTATTTGTCGATAATCAATGC contains the following coding sequences:
- the nifH gene encoding nitrogenase iron protein, whose amino-acid sequence is MAVDEKIRQIAFYGKGGIGKSTTSQNTLAAMAEMGQRILIVGCDPKADSTRLMLHSKAQTTVLHLAAERGAVEDLELEEVMLTGFRGVRCVESGGPEPGVGCAGRGIITAINFLEENGAYQDVDFVSYDVLGDVVCGGFAMPIREGKAQEIYIVTSGEMMAMYAANNIARGILKYAHTGGVRLGGLICNSRKVDREIELIETLAERLNTQMIHFVPRDNIVQHAELRRMTVNEYAPDSNQGQEYRALAKKIINNEKLTIPTPIEMDELEALLIEFGILESDEEAAKLIAADAAAAAAK
- the nifD gene encoding nitrogenase molybdenum-iron protein alpha chain; its protein translation is MTPPENQNIIEERKELIKEVLDAYPDKAKKKREKHLNVYEEGKSDCGVKSNIKSIPGVMTARGCAYAGSKGVVWGPIKDMIHISHGPVGCGYWSWSGRRNYYIGTTGVDTFGTMHFTSDFQERDIVFGGDKKLLKLIEELEVLFPLNRGVSIQSECPIGLIGDDIEAVARKSSKEIGKPVVPVRCEGFRGVSQSLGHHIANDMVRDWVFTRADKDKKEGNLQFESTPYDVAIIGDYNIGGDAWASRILLEELGLRVVAQWSGDGTINEMLMTPNVKMNLIHCYRSMNYISRHMEEAYGIPWLEYNFFGPTKIAESLREIASKFDEKIQANAEKIIAKYQPTMDAIVEKYRPRLEGKTVAMMVGGLRPRHVVPAFQDLGMKMVGTGYEFAHNDDYKRTTHYIENGTIVYDDVTAYEFEEFVKALKPDLIASGVKEKYVFQKMGLPFRQMHSWDYSEPSDRSYKSSQASFLL